The Glycine soja cultivar W05 chromosome 8, ASM419377v2, whole genome shotgun sequence genome has a window encoding:
- the LOC114421596 gene encoding uncharacterized protein LOC114421596 — protein MEMTMSAATCSNMTRFSGILRTTCVSSSPKRKHAKGILRNFTICASPFISSVDPIIVNSPSFQVLASNLSLADVPQRSEEWFALRKDKLTTSTFGTALGFWKGSRRPELWQEKVFASEAQIMGANNAMAWGTLKEAVAVEQYKKITGNEVSSMGFAVHSKQSCDWLGASPDGVLGCPPQLGILEVKCPYNKGKPEAGLPWSKMPFYYMPQVQGQMEIMDCEWVDLYCWTPNGSTIFRVLREREYWNLIHDMLREFWWENVVPAREALLLGREEEVKSYKPASTHQKTGVAIAKSIKLAQETKLFCRELAGHVEFYS, from the coding sequence ATGGAGATGACAATGTCAGCAGCAACTTGTTCCAACATGACTAGATTCAGTGGTATTCTCCGGACAACATGTGTATCATCATCTCCCAAGAGGAAGCATGCAAAAGGAATCTTGAGAAATTTTACCATATGTGCCTCACCATTTATATCTTCAGTTGACCCTATAATTGTTAATTCCCCTTCCTTTCAAGTTTTGGCTTCCAATCTTTCGCTTGCCGATGTCCCCCAACGGTCAGAGGAGTGGTTTGCCCTTCGCAAGGACAAACTTACTACCAGCACATTTGGCACTGCGTTGGGCTTCTGGAAAGGGAGTCGTCGCCCTGAGCTCTGGCAAGAGAAAGTGTTTGCATCAGAGGCACAAATCATGGGAGCAAATAATGCCATGGCATGGGGAACACTCAAAGAAGCAGTAGCTGTAGAACAATATAAAAAGATCACAGGTAATGAGGTGAGCTCAATGGGGTTTGCTGTTCATTCAAAGCAGTCTTGTGATTGGCTTGGTGCCTCCCCTGACGGTGTTCTTGGGTGCCCTCCACAACTTGGGATACTGGAAGTCAAGTGTCCATATAACAAGGGCAAACCTGAGGCTGGCTTGCCTTGGTCGAAAATGCCTTTCTACTACATGCCTCAAGTTCAGGGCCAGATGGAAATAATGGATTGTGAATGGGTTGATTTGTATTGTTGGACGCCAAACGGAAGTACTATATTTCGCGTGCTTAGGGAGCGTGAGTATTGGAACTTGATACATGATATGCTACGCGAGTTTTGGTGGGAAAATGTGGTTCCGGCAAGGGAAGCTCTACTTCTGGGTCGTGAAGAAGAGGTGAAATCATATAAGCCTGCATCTACTCACCAAAAGACAGGGGTAGCAATTgctaaaagtataaaattagcTCAGGAAACAAAGCTATTTTGCAGAGAACTTGCAGGCCATGTTGAATTTTATAGCTGA